A part of Lactobacillus sp. ESL0700 genomic DNA contains:
- the yaaA gene encoding peroxide stress protein YaaA has product MKIIISPAMKMKVDREAFKVRSTPQFLPQAEQLADYLKGCDLSQLKAIWQASERTAKEGQSQLAQLDLTQTSNLTPAVISYSGIQYQYMAADLFTAPALDYLQDKVRILSGLYGVLRPFDGVWPYRLEMKNKVTGFKEPNLYRFWGSTIADNLFNDESVLINLASKEYSKNISPYLSAKRRMINIDFQEYKNGQWKTVGVHAKMARGEMTRFIAENQLAKPEELQNFNDFGFQFMPEESTADTYVFRTEFDFKRR; this is encoded by the coding sequence ATGAAAATTATTATTTCCCCAGCAATGAAGATGAAAGTTGACCGTGAAGCCTTTAAGGTAAGGTCAACGCCGCAGTTCTTACCGCAGGCTGAGCAATTAGCAGATTATTTAAAAGGTTGTGACTTATCGCAGTTAAAGGCTATTTGGCAAGCAAGCGAGCGAACAGCTAAGGAAGGTCAGAGCCAGCTTGCCCAACTTGATTTAACGCAGACCAGCAATTTAACGCCGGCGGTTATTTCTTATTCCGGCATTCAGTACCAATACATGGCCGCAGACTTGTTTACTGCACCAGCGCTTGATTACTTACAGGACAAGGTGCGGATTTTGTCTGGCCTATATGGTGTCTTACGTCCGTTTGACGGCGTCTGGCCATATCGCTTGGAGATGAAGAACAAGGTTACCGGCTTTAAAGAACCAAATTTATATCGCTTCTGGGGTTCAACAATTGCGGATAATTTATTTAATGACGAATCGGTTCTGATTAACTTGGCGTCCAAGGAATATTCCAAGAATATCAGTCCGTATTTATCGGCCAAGCGGCGCATGATTAATATTGATTTTCAAGAATACAAGAACGGCCAATGGAAGACTGTTGGCGTGCATGCCAAGATGGCGCGGGGAGAAATGACGCGCTTTATTGCGGAAAATCAGCTGGCTAAGCCCGAAGAATTGCAGAATTTTAATGATTTTGGCTTTCAATTTATGCCCGAAGAAAGCACCGCCGATACCTATGTCTTTCGCACCGAATTTGACTTTAAGAGACGATAA
- a CDS encoding ABC transporter permease: protein MFLAIKEIKREKLRYGLIVLMIFLISYLIFILSSLSIGLASENTQALKSWDAQAVVLNKNANVSMNQSVLTKSDLKKATIGKDEALVGQTAVVVKNKKRPQISAQFIGLKKSQFIYDAQEIIAGRKAKTKKEVVADQAFKIKGYKLGDKLELNGSKQKYTIVGFAKNAKINIAPIVYGSLSAWKLLRQGMPDMQASAIISRNANYKYHYDQSKTYPIKTFINKLPGYTAQNMTFELMIGFLFVISLIIIAVFMYILTMQKMHNFAVMRAQGIPSGTLVRATVSQAIILVVVGVIIGLLAMILTAKALPAAVPMSFTPVIMLSGAGGMLLTGIIGSLIPIRSILKVDPAKAIGE from the coding sequence ATGTTTTTAGCAATTAAAGAAATTAAACGGGAAAAATTGCGTTACGGCCTAATTGTGTTGATGATTTTTTTAATTAGTTATCTGATTTTTATTTTATCGTCATTATCAATTGGTTTAGCCAGTGAAAATACGCAGGCATTGAAGTCATGGGACGCACAAGCAGTGGTCTTGAATAAAAATGCCAATGTCAGTATGAACCAGTCGGTCTTGACCAAGTCCGACTTGAAAAAGGCTACGATTGGTAAGGACGAGGCACTGGTTGGGCAAACAGCGGTGGTTGTGAAAAATAAAAAGCGGCCACAGATTTCCGCACAATTTATTGGCCTTAAAAAGTCACAGTTTATCTATGATGCCCAAGAGATAATTGCCGGTCGCAAAGCTAAAACCAAAAAGGAAGTAGTTGCTGACCAAGCCTTTAAGATTAAGGGCTACAAGCTTGGTGACAAGTTAGAACTAAACGGCTCTAAACAAAAATATACGATAGTAGGTTTTGCTAAGAATGCCAAAATTAATATCGCGCCGATTGTTTATGGCTCGCTTAGTGCTTGGAAATTACTTCGCCAGGGGATGCCTGACATGCAGGCATCGGCAATTATTTCACGTAATGCCAATTACAAGTATCATTATGACCAAAGCAAGACTTATCCGATTAAAACATTTATTAATAAATTGCCGGGTTACACTGCTCAAAACATGACTTTTGAATTAATGATCGGCTTTCTATTCGTAATTTCTCTAATTATTATTGCTGTCTTTATGTATATTTTAACGATGCAAAAGATGCACAACTTCGCGGTTATGCGTGCCCAAGGGATTCCTAGTGGCACCTTAGTTAGAGCAACCGTTAGTCAAGCAATTATTCTAGTTGTTGTTGGGGTAATAATTGGCTTGTTAGCAATGATCTTGACTGCTAAAGCCTTGCCAGCCGCCGTACCGATGAGTTTTACTCCGGTAATTATGCTGAGTGGTGCTGGTGGCATGCTATTAACGGGAATTATCGGCAGCTTAATTCCAATTAGATCAATTTTGAAAGTAGATCCAGCAAAGGCAATAGGTGAATAA
- a CDS encoding TetR/AcrR family transcriptional regulator, whose protein sequence is MARRKEIGREKILNVAYKMVMRDGVECLTARNIAKEGHFSTQPLYLEFSSMDELRDEVLDKIAENLKGNVLQKEYTGKPLIDMDLSYIDYAKEHENLFRAMFVDGKLGSKRISNTLIDFGIQKFNEEYEDTDYSEEKIMNIVVANWITTIGIASLIINEIATFSETQIINVLTAQINDAILNDWLSKNKKIPLFDVKDYKKQKNAIDENTIDE, encoded by the coding sequence ATGGCGAGAAGAAAAGAAATAGGTAGAGAAAAAATTTTAAACGTTGCTTATAAAATGGTGATGAGAGATGGCGTTGAATGTCTGACTGCACGTAATATTGCCAAAGAAGGACATTTTTCGACGCAACCCCTATATCTTGAATTTAGCAGTATGGATGAGCTTCGGGATGAAGTTTTAGATAAAATTGCGGAGAATTTAAAAGGTAATGTTTTGCAAAAAGAATATACAGGTAAACCCCTAATTGATATGGATTTATCTTATATTGATTATGCAAAAGAACACGAAAATCTGTTTCGAGCAATGTTTGTGGATGGTAAGTTAGGCAGCAAGCGTATTTCTAATACGTTAATTGATTTTGGTATCCAAAAGTTTAACGAGGAATATGAAGATACTGATTATAGTGAAGAAAAAATCATGAATATTGTTGTGGCAAATTGGATCACTACAATCGGCATTGCTTCACTAATTATTAATGAAATTGCGACTTTTTCGGAAACGCAGATTATTAACGTGTTGACGGCGCAAATTAATGATGCGATTTTAAATGATTGGCTCAGTAAGAACAAGAAGATACCGCTGTTTGATGTGAAAGACTATAAAAAGCAAAAAAACGCGATCGATGAAAACACGATCGATGAGTAA
- a CDS encoding histidine phosphatase family protein: MEIVFVRHGQTDLNKTGCIQGSRFDHDLNETGRAYAEKAAANFDPSSFDVVFSSPMKRALETARIFTKGQKEIKIDNRLIEFNFGEWDGQLLTELGQKYPDAIDPWGKANANYIKYAPHGESNEELNERCGQFLDDITQNYAGKKVLVVCHGTLIRMMFAHYFTNGDFNYFDTMKNCALAKISYRDHTPRINYYNQVLAF, from the coding sequence ATGGAAATTGTTTTTGTTCGTCACGGTCAAACTGATTTAAATAAAACGGGTTGTATTCAGGGGTCGCGTTTTGATCATGACCTAAATGAGACTGGTCGCGCTTATGCCGAAAAGGCTGCCGCTAATTTTGACCCGTCAAGTTTTGATGTTGTGTTTTCTAGTCCAATGAAACGCGCACTGGAAACGGCGCGGATTTTTACTAAAGGACAAAAAGAAATTAAAATTGATAACCGGTTGATTGAGTTTAACTTTGGCGAGTGGGACGGTCAGCTATTAACAGAGTTGGGCCAAAAATATCCCGATGCGATTGATCCTTGGGGCAAGGCCAATGCCAACTACATTAAGTACGCTCCACATGGCGAGAGCAACGAGGAGTTAAATGAGCGTTGCGGACAATTTTTAGATGATATTACCCAAAATTATGCTGGTAAAAAAGTTTTGGTAGTTTGTCATGGTACATTAATTCGGATGATGTTTGCCCATTACTTTACTAATGGTGATTTTAACTATTTTGACACGATGAAGAATTGTGCTTTAGCAAAAATTTCGTACCGCGATCACACGCCGCGAATTAACTATTATAACCAAGTGTTAGCGTTTTAA
- a CDS encoding beta-glucoside-specific PTS transporter subunit IIABC, with protein MDFQALAQNILTNVGGKENVASLERCFTRLRFVLKDSSKANSDEISHLEGVIQVLNANGQFQVVLGNNVGKTYDAIEPMIGETTSASVDDAPKEKVGIGTKILNVIAAIFTPTVPAIAASGMIKGFLAIAVIVATNVYHTDITKFNTYIILSAASDALFYFMPIILARSSAKVFKTNEYIAMVIAATLCYPSIVNLMTGKAPVTLFGLQITKASYTSSVIPIIIAVFILAYLERFIDRIMPEVLKIIMVPTLCLLIMVPATLMLFGPIGIYLGNFINWLYYYIMHFSPILLGAFIGGIWCVLVVFGAHRAIIPIGINDVAKTGHQNLLAFAGAANFSQAGAALGVFLKTKNKNLKTVSASATVTALFGITEPAIYGANLRLKRPMVYAVISGALGGALMGWGGSFGNAFANQGILTIPVYASSGLKGFVCYLLGCAIAFFGACILTVVLGFKDLPEKLSGQNSEELATIPVAAAEDEEIASPLAGKVIALAQVKDEVFSSGAMGKGVAVVPTEGEVVAPADCEVQVLYPTMHAIGLLLDNGIQLLIHIGQDTVELKGKYFTSHTEVGAHLRKGDPIVTFDCAKIKQAGYDLTTPVIITNADPDAQITMTDENEVAQGSILMEFKGKVTNEEV; from the coding sequence ATGGATTTCCAAGCTTTGGCCCAAAACATTTTGACTAATGTTGGCGGCAAAGAAAATGTGGCTAGTTTGGAGCGTTGCTTTACCAGATTACGCTTTGTTTTAAAAGATAGCAGTAAGGCAAATAGCGACGAAATTAGTCACTTAGAAGGTGTCATTCAAGTATTGAATGCCAACGGTCAATTTCAGGTTGTGCTCGGTAACAACGTCGGTAAAACGTACGATGCAATTGAGCCAATGATTGGTGAGACGACTTCAGCTTCGGTTGATGACGCGCCAAAAGAGAAGGTCGGGATAGGAACTAAAATTCTCAACGTAATTGCCGCGATTTTTACCCCAACTGTACCAGCAATTGCTGCATCGGGAATGATTAAAGGTTTCTTGGCAATTGCAGTGATTGTTGCGACCAATGTTTATCATACTGACATTACTAAGTTCAACACGTACATTATTTTAAGCGCGGCATCAGATGCTTTGTTCTACTTTATGCCAATTATTTTAGCTCGGTCATCGGCTAAGGTATTTAAGACCAATGAATATATTGCGATGGTCATTGCGGCCACGCTTTGTTATCCATCAATTGTTAACTTGATGACGGGTAAGGCGCCGGTTACCTTGTTTGGTTTACAAATTACTAAGGCTAGCTACACGTCGTCGGTTATTCCGATTATTATTGCCGTCTTTATCTTGGCTTATTTGGAACGCTTTATTGATCGGATTATGCCAGAAGTCTTGAAGATTATCATGGTGCCAACACTTTGTTTGCTGATTATGGTGCCGGCAACCTTAATGCTGTTTGGTCCAATCGGCATTTATCTTGGTAACTTTATCAACTGGCTTTACTACTATATTATGCACTTCAGCCCGATCTTATTAGGGGCATTTATTGGTGGTATTTGGTGTGTCTTGGTTGTCTTTGGTGCGCATCGTGCCATTATTCCGATTGGGATTAATGACGTTGCTAAGACCGGCCACCAAAACTTGCTAGCCTTTGCGGGTGCAGCCAACTTTTCTCAAGCTGGTGCAGCCCTAGGTGTTTTCTTGAAAACCAAAAATAAGAATCTAAAGACTGTTTCTGCTTCGGCAACGGTGACGGCGCTGTTTGGTATTACTGAGCCAGCAATCTATGGTGCTAACTTGCGGTTGAAACGGCCGATGGTTTATGCAGTTATCAGTGGTGCTCTAGGTGGCGCGTTAATGGGCTGGGGCGGTTCCTTTGGTAATGCCTTTGCTAACCAAGGAATTTTGACCATTCCAGTTTATGCCAGCAGCGGTTTGAAGGGCTTTGTTTGTTATCTGTTAGGATGTGCAATTGCCTTCTTTGGCGCTTGCATCTTAACGGTTGTCTTGGGCTTTAAGGATTTACCAGAAAAATTGTCGGGTCAAAATAGTGAAGAATTAGCTACGATTCCAGTTGCAGCAGCTGAAGATGAGGAAATTGCATCACCACTAGCCGGAAAAGTAATTGCTTTAGCACAAGTTAAAGATGAAGTCTTTTCATCAGGTGCAATGGGCAAGGGTGTTGCCGTTGTGCCAACAGAAGGTGAAGTTGTCGCTCCTGCTGATTGTGAAGTACAAGTTTTATACCCAACAATGCACGCAATTGGCTTGCTGCTGGATAATGGGATTCAATTATTAATTCATATTGGTCAAGATACTGTTGAACTAAAAGGTAAGTACTTTACTAGTCATACAGAAGTTGGTGCGCATTTAAGAAAGGGCGATCCGATTGTCACTTTTGATTGTGCTAAAATCAAGCAGGCTGGTTATGATTTAACAACACCAGTAATTATTACTAATGCGGATCCTGATGCGCAAATTACAATGACAGATGAAAATGAAGTTGCGCAAGGCAGTATCTTAATGGAATTTAAGGGTAAGGTAACAAATGAAGAAGTTTAA
- a CDS encoding NADPH-dependent FMN reductase, whose amino-acid sequence MKILSIVGTNADFSYNRFLAQFIAKRYADKADIEVKEIDKLTPFCRTQMADDTIKAWIEDIKAADGIVITTPEYDHTIPAPLKSALEWLGSHAGPNVMKNKPVAIAGASYGSQGSGRAQEDMREILLSPDMSANVLPGNEVLIGGAAGKFNKETGELTDEATIKSLDGMMDNFFNFVKQATK is encoded by the coding sequence ATGAAAATTTTATCAATCGTTGGTACAAACGCAGATTTTTCATATAACCGCTTTTTAGCACAATTTATCGCTAAGCGTTACGCTGACAAGGCTGATATCGAAGTAAAAGAAATCGATAAGTTAACACCTTTCTGCAGAACGCAAATGGCTGATGACACAATTAAAGCTTGGATTGAAGACATTAAAGCTGCTGATGGTATTGTAATTACCACGCCAGAATATGACCACACTATTCCTGCACCATTAAAGAGTGCTTTAGAATGGTTAGGTTCACATGCTGGTCCTAACGTTATGAAGAACAAGCCAGTTGCTATTGCTGGTGCTTCATACGGTAGTCAAGGTTCAGGTCGTGCTCAAGAAGATATGCGTGAAATTTTACTTTCACCAGATATGAGTGCTAATGTTTTGCCAGGTAACGAAGTTTTAATCGGCGGTGCCGCAGGTAAATTTAATAAAGAAACTGGCGAATTAACTGATGAAGCTACTATTAAATCATTAGATGGTATGATGGATAACTTCTTCAATTTTGTTAAGCAAGCAACTAAATAA
- a CDS encoding ABC transporter ATP-binding protein, with translation MAVIELKNVQKVYGKGAAEVKALKNINFTANKGEVVLIMGPSGAGKSTFLTIAGSLQKPTSGQVLIDGKDIANLTTKQSNHLRLNQIGFVLQAYNLVPFLTVKEQFELVDRVKKQGNIDHATLTKLLGQLGITALVNKYPGELSGGQQQRAAIARALYANPEILLADEPTASLDSKNVDEVGQLFKNLAKNYAKAVLLVTHDPRLEQYADHIYEMMDGEMTQTK, from the coding sequence ATGGCAGTCATTGAATTAAAGAACGTCCAAAAAGTTTATGGTAAGGGTGCTGCCGAAGTTAAGGCACTTAAAAATATTAATTTTACGGCTAATAAAGGTGAAGTTGTCCTCATTATGGGGCCATCTGGTGCTGGTAAAAGTACCTTCTTAACCATCGCTGGTTCATTGCAGAAGCCAACATCTGGTCAAGTTTTAATCGATGGCAAGGATATTGCGAATTTGACAACTAAGCAGAGTAACCACTTACGACTTAATCAAATTGGCTTTGTCTTGCAAGCCTATAACCTAGTGCCATTTTTAACAGTTAAGGAACAATTTGAATTAGTTGACCGAGTAAAAAAGCAGGGCAACATTGATCACGCAACCTTGACCAAATTATTAGGTCAGTTAGGAATTACTGCTTTGGTTAATAAGTACCCCGGTGAATTATCCGGTGGTCAGCAGCAGCGCGCTGCAATCGCGCGGGCTCTGTATGCCAATCCAGAAATCTTGCTGGCAGATGAACCAACGGCATCCTTAGATAGTAAGAATGTTGATGAGGTTGGTCAATTATTTAAAAATTTGGCGAAGAATTATGCTAAAGCTGTTCTATTAGTAACTCATGATCCGCGTTTGGAACAATATGCCGATCATATTTACGAAATGATGGATGGCGAAATGACGCAAACAAAATAA
- a CDS encoding TetR/AcrR family transcriptional regulator, protein MVKATFINLPQVKRDLITQALLNEFSHYPLQKAQVARIVKEAQIARGAFYKYFTDLLDAYSYLYGVAMREIHADIKVTPEFEPQIFYLNVVNFVEKTHASKYALLIKMHVLYNESLLAKPGQSASQADLSPQNWSAMVLSHASIRAVLTNPSQKDEILLRFKASLELLQKRSN, encoded by the coding sequence ATGGTCAAGGCAACTTTTATTAACTTGCCGCAGGTAAAGAGGGACCTCATCACGCAGGCTCTACTGAACGAGTTTAGTCATTATCCGCTCCAAAAGGCGCAGGTGGCAAGAATTGTTAAAGAAGCGCAAATTGCGCGTGGGGCCTTTTATAAGTATTTTACGGATTTGCTTGATGCTTATAGTTATCTATATGGCGTGGCAATGCGAGAAATTCACGCCGATATTAAGGTTACACCTGAGTTTGAACCGCAGATTTTTTATCTAAATGTGGTCAACTTTGTCGAAAAAACGCACGCTAGTAAGTATGCACTTTTAATTAAAATGCATGTCCTGTATAACGAGAGCTTGCTAGCTAAGCCCGGCCAAAGTGCCAGTCAAGCAGATTTAAGTCCGCAAAACTGGAGCGCGATGGTCTTGAGCCACGCGTCAATCCGGGCTGTACTCACGAATCCAAGCCAAAAAGACGAGATTTTACTTCGCTTTAAGGCGAGTTTAGAACTATTACAAAAGAGGTCAAATTAA
- a CDS encoding tyrosine-protein phosphatase: MSDPVVLPVSSVRNPRDLGGYRGFENRKIKKHRLLRTGNISKVTVQDQQFLLDYGLKKIIDLRSPAECEINPDKTLAGVEHYQLPLGVEDNTSGGGSHIEENKAKYRLDQYAGLKMMCARYRKHILNKSSQDSFHQILQLIASQDQGAILYHCSEGKDRTGLVTLLILHVLGVDPETIRQDYLYSNYMLNEYRAVRDRRFKRNGENDKFRANMRVLGSVSDAFLDTSLITINEEYGGLDAYLEQAVGITAQVQDDIRNKYLEK; encoded by the coding sequence ATGTCTGATCCTGTAGTTTTACCAGTGTCATCTGTTCGCAATCCCCGAGATTTAGGCGGTTATCGCGGCTTTGAAAATCGTAAAATAAAAAAGCACCGTTTGCTTAGAACTGGCAATATTAGTAAAGTTACGGTACAAGACCAACAGTTTTTGCTTGATTATGGCCTGAAAAAAATCATTGATTTGCGTTCACCAGCAGAGTGCGAAATTAATCCTGATAAAACACTCGCTGGCGTTGAACATTATCAATTGCCATTAGGAGTTGAAGATAATACTTCTGGTGGTGGTAGCCATATCGAAGAAAACAAGGCCAAGTATCGCCTGGATCAGTATGCAGGATTAAAAATGATGTGTGCGCGTTATCGTAAGCACATTTTAAATAAGAGTAGCCAAGATAGTTTTCATCAAATTTTGCAATTGATTGCTAGCCAAGACCAAGGCGCAATTTTGTATCATTGTTCAGAAGGCAAGGACAGAACTGGCTTAGTGACGCTGCTGATTTTGCATGTTTTAGGGGTCGACCCTGAAACAATTCGGCAAGATTATTTATATTCAAATTACATGTTAAATGAATATCGCGCTGTCCGCGATCGTCGGTTTAAACGCAATGGCGAAAACGACAAGTTTCGCGCTAATATGCGTGTTTTGGGCTCAGTCAGCGATGCGTTCTTGGATACTAGCCTGATTACAATTAATGAAGAATATGGCGGTTTGGACGCTTACCTTGAACAAGCAGTAGGAATTACAGCGCAAGTTCAAGATGATATTAGAAATAAATATTTGGAAAAGTAG
- a CDS encoding glycoside hydrolase family 1 protein produces the protein MKKFKDDFWWGASSSAFQIEGAWNEDGKGESVADYNSFKHSDEQADTKVASDFYHHYQEDIKLMKQMGMQAYRFSIAWTRIIPDGDGQVNQAGIDFYNRVIDECVANQIIPFVTLYHFDLPLALAQKYNGWASRDCVSAFRRYAQICFKAFGDRVKNWQVINEQNLMVRVNERMNMDNVPQDEAEKVRAQMDYHMFLACAYAMNDCHEMVTGGKIGPAISSTMTYPVSDRPLDVWAAKMNDNFKTNYALEMYCFGQYPGYYRHFLQEQGIYPQTAAGDDKVLASARPDFIAVNYYRTLAAEYLPADQEHPVGQRVSDIDFDLYGYFKIKKNEHLKATEYGAQIDPLGLRLVLNEYYQKYRLPMIITENGLGTADELTADGKVHDQYRIDYLQAHIAACYDAIQDGVELFGYCPWSVMDILSSHQGFKKRYGFIYVNRTDFDLKDMRRIPKDSFYWYQNVIKNNGLEE, from the coding sequence ATGAAGAAGTTTAAAGATGATTTTTGGTGGGGAGCATCGTCTTCCGCGTTTCAAATTGAGGGTGCCTGGAATGAAGACGGCAAGGGTGAGTCCGTTGCCGACTACAATTCGTTTAAACACTCAGATGAGCAAGCCGATACCAAGGTAGCCAGCGACTTTTACCATCATTATCAAGAGGATATTAAGCTAATGAAGCAGATGGGAATGCAGGCTTACCGCTTCTCCATTGCATGGACTAGAATTATTCCCGATGGCGATGGTCAGGTCAACCAAGCTGGAATTGATTTTTATAATCGTGTGATCGATGAGTGTGTGGCTAATCAGATTATCCCCTTTGTGACCCTATACCATTTTGACTTGCCACTGGCGTTAGCTCAGAAGTACAATGGCTGGGCTAGTCGCGATTGCGTTAGTGCCTTTCGGCGTTATGCTCAGATTTGCTTTAAGGCATTTGGCGACCGAGTTAAAAACTGGCAGGTAATTAATGAGCAAAACTTGATGGTGCGAGTTAATGAACGGATGAATATGGATAATGTCCCGCAAGATGAGGCTGAGAAGGTTCGCGCGCAGATGGATTATCACATGTTCTTAGCTTGTGCGTATGCAATGAATGATTGTCACGAGATGGTTACTGGTGGTAAGATTGGCCCAGCAATTTCATCGACAATGACTTATCCAGTCAGTGATCGGCCGCTTGATGTCTGGGCAGCGAAAATGAACGATAATTTTAAGACTAATTATGCCTTGGAAATGTATTGCTTTGGTCAATATCCGGGTTACTACCGTCATTTTTTGCAAGAGCAGGGCATTTATCCGCAAACTGCAGCTGGCGACGACAAGGTTCTAGCAAGTGCGCGGCCTGACTTTATTGCGGTTAACTATTATCGGACTTTAGCGGCAGAATATTTACCGGCCGATCAAGAACATCCAGTTGGTCAGCGTGTGAGTGATATTGACTTTGACCTTTATGGCTATTTTAAAATCAAAAAGAATGAGCATTTGAAGGCAACTGAATATGGTGCCCAAATTGATCCACTTGGCTTGCGACTCGTTTTGAATGAATATTATCAAAAGTACCGCCTGCCAATGATTATTACCGAAAATGGCTTAGGCACAGCTGACGAATTGACCGCTGATGGCAAAGTCCACGATCAATATCGGATTGATTATTTACAGGCCCATATTGCAGCATGTTATGATGCAATTCAAGATGGCGTTGAGCTGTTTGGCTATTGTCCGTGGTCAGTAATGGACATTTTGAGTTCACATCAAGGCTTTAAAAAGCGCTACGGCTTTATTTATGTCAATCGCACCGATTTTGACTTAAAGGACATGCGCAGAATACCTAAAGATAGTTTTTATTGGTATCAAAATGTAATTAAGAATAACGGTTTAGAAGAGTAA
- a CDS encoding FAD:protein FMN transferase: protein MIDDLALEQAVGQHHALGTSITLQIFGTQDQDVINKSFDLIDHYEDLLTVNRDQSEVMSVNHAAGKHPVQVSSGTYSLIKLAVKESRANFGFNALIGPVVKLWAIGFKGAHVPTDAQIKEKMKLIDPFNVELDDNNQSVFLTKEGMELDLGGIAKGWIADRIRDFWHAYGVNAGIINLGGNILLVGDSPKRVSGQWSVGVQDPKEKRGKNITSVMVPKCSAVTSGTYERYLVVDGHKYHHLIDPRTGYPVETDLAGVTTFTKDSVEAEIECKRLFFAGHPIEGWHDDPDRVGAIFVYNDEHVEYDNFNN, encoded by the coding sequence ATGATTGATGATTTAGCATTAGAACAAGCAGTTGGTCAACATCACGCCTTAGGGACGTCAATTACGTTACAGATTTTTGGCACGCAAGATCAAGACGTCATTAATAAGTCCTTTGACTTAATCGATCATTATGAAGACTTATTGACGGTTAACCGTGATCAATCTGAGGTAATGAGTGTTAACCATGCTGCTGGAAAGCACCCAGTGCAAGTATCCAGTGGCACTTACAGCTTGATTAAGTTAGCTGTAAAAGAAAGCCGAGCCAACTTTGGCTTTAACGCATTGATTGGGCCAGTGGTTAAGCTGTGGGCAATTGGGTTTAAGGGTGCGCACGTGCCAACTGACGCCCAAATTAAAGAAAAAATGAAATTAATCGACCCGTTCAATGTCGAACTTGACGATAATAATCAATCTGTCTTTTTGACTAAAGAAGGAATGGAACTTGACCTTGGCGGGATTGCCAAGGGCTGGATTGCTGACAGAATTCGGGACTTCTGGCATGCTTATGGCGTTAATGCCGGGATTATTAACCTTGGCGGCAACATTCTGCTGGTTGGTGATTCGCCTAAAAGAGTTAGCGGGCAGTGGTCAGTAGGTGTTCAAGACCCCAAAGAAAAGCGTGGTAAAAATATTACTTCGGTAATGGTACCTAAATGTTCAGCAGTTACTAGTGGCACGTATGAGCGCTACTTAGTTGTTGATGGGCATAAGTATCACCACTTAATTGACCCGCGGACTGGTTATCCAGTAGAAACTGATTTGGCTGGGGTGACTACCTTTACCAAGGATTCAGTTGAAGCCGAAATTGAATGTAAACGACTATTTTTTGCTGGACATCCAATTGAGGGTTGGCATGATGATCCCGATCGTGTTGGGGCAATTTTTGTTTATAATGACGAACATGTCGAGTATGACAATTTTAATAATTAA
- a CDS encoding NAD(P)H-dependent oxidoreductase, giving the protein MKILALSGSNANNSFNEALLKFISKHFADRYDFKLATVKGLPMFKEGEDAPESVTALSKEIEAADLVLIGSPEQQHSVTSALSSALEWLSSTSHPFKNKPVVMVSTSPMPQGASRSQSRLRSLLMAPGFGADVFAGDEFMMGNGPSQFDDNGDLTDEGTVKFLGQFFDEVDEWYAQVTK; this is encoded by the coding sequence ATGAAAATCCTTGCATTATCTGGCTCAAATGCCAATAATTCGTTTAATGAAGCTTTGCTTAAGTTTATCTCTAAGCACTTCGCCGACAGATATGATTTTAAACTGGCAACAGTTAAGGGGTTACCAATGTTTAAAGAGGGTGAAGATGCACCCGAATCAGTTACTGCTTTAAGTAAAGAAATTGAAGCTGCTGATTTAGTATTGATTGGTTCACCTGAACAACAACACTCAGTAACAAGTGCCTTGAGTAGTGCTCTTGAATGGTTATCAAGCACTTCTCACCCATTTAAGAACAAGCCAGTTGTTATGGTATCAACTTCACCAATGCCACAAGGTGCTTCACGTTCACAAAGTCGTTTAAGAAGCTTGTTAATGGCTCCTGGCTTTGGTGCAGATGTTTTTGCTGGTGATGAATTCATGATGGGCAACGGTCCTAGTCAATTTGATGATAACGGTGACCTGACTGATGAAGGTACTGTTAAATTCTTAGGTCAATTCTTTGACGAAGTTGACGAATGGTACGCACAAGTTACTAAGTAA